In Bacillus sp. NP247, one DNA window encodes the following:
- a CDS encoding DUF2777 domain-containing protein, producing the protein MVQRKHILYNQPRAHSIGNVEYINNEWIFFDDENDEAFLLEDIAEDGFEILYNNNWLPARFYEQNILQIADEQHSLQNGEMIRIRKKLLLSYNEWLEELPDSVFTLLTESLQSLNYSLYDCMYCHNYLSFLPKDEACEGVNILLFDNEEMICTLQHHFVRHSSSNKNILRFTKVNGEELHLDAT; encoded by the coding sequence ATGGTACAACGCAAACATATTTTGTATAATCAACCGCGTGCTCATTCAATCGGTAATGTGGAATATATAAACAACGAATGGATATTCTTTGATGATGAAAATGATGAGGCTTTTCTATTAGAAGATATTGCCGAAGATGGTTTTGAAATTTTATATAACAACAATTGGCTACCAGCACGTTTTTATGAACAAAACATATTGCAAATTGCAGATGAACAACATTCTCTCCAAAACGGGGAAATGATACGAATTCGAAAAAAATTACTTCTTAGCTATAATGAATGGCTTGAGGAGTTACCTGACTCTGTCTTTACATTATTAACCGAATCATTGCAATCGCTTAATTACTCTTTATACGATTGCATGTATTGTCATAATTATTTATCATTCTTACCGAAAGATGAAGCATGCGAAGGAGTAAATATTCTTTTGTTCGATAACGAAGAAATGATTTGTACATTGCAGCATCATTTCGTACGCCACTCTTCCTCTAATAAAAATATTTTACGATTTACGAAAGTAAACGGAGAAGAGTTGCATCTCGATGCAACGTAA
- the asnB gene encoding asparagine synthase (glutamine-hydrolyzing), which translates to MCGITGWVDYKRSLEGERDIVTKMAETLAKRGPDDNKVWIKGNVAFGHKRLIVVDPEGGKQPMTCLKDETSYAICYNGELYNTEDIRKELLRRGYTFKGHSDTEVLLASYIEWKEECVDHLNGIYAFAVWDEKNERVFIARDRLGVKPLFYKYDSGRLLFGSELKAILAHPDVKAEVSLEGLSEIFGLGPSRTPGHGIYAGIQELRPGHAMTFSKDGLCIWRYWNVESKKHEDSFEETVEKTRFLLQDAITRQLVSDVPLCTFLSGGVDSSAITAIAAKEYEKSGKGQLHTYSVDYEDNEKYFKANAFQPNSDAPFINLMTETFQTIHHRCVISNEQLAQYLTEAVLVRDLPGMADIDSSLLWFCREIKQDFVVGLSGECADEIFGGYPWFYREDDLQSSAFPWMRSTEAREQLLKKEWRNKLNLQQYVQQRYEESIQEVPILEGESALEAKRRQLFYLNMVWFMTTLLDRKDRMSMGASLEVRVPFADHRLVEYAWNIPWEMKMYKNREKGLLRKALEGLLPNDILYRKKSPYPKTHNPHYTKAVTVWLQDLLTDKGSILHELFDKEQLNGLIQSGGSAFQSPWFGQLMTGPQLLAHLAQIHVWFKEYGVNIKE; encoded by the coding sequence ATGTGCGGGATTACAGGATGGGTGGATTATAAGCGCTCATTAGAAGGGGAAAGGGACATCGTGACGAAGATGGCGGAAACGCTAGCGAAACGCGGTCCGGATGATAATAAAGTTTGGATTAAAGGGAACGTTGCATTTGGGCATAAACGGTTAATCGTTGTAGATCCTGAAGGTGGTAAACAACCCATGACCTGTTTGAAAGATGAAACTAGTTACGCGATTTGCTATAACGGAGAGCTTTACAATACAGAAGATATTCGCAAAGAGTTATTAAGAAGAGGTTATACATTTAAAGGGCATTCCGATACAGAAGTACTATTGGCCTCTTATATCGAATGGAAAGAAGAATGTGTCGATCATTTAAACGGTATATATGCGTTTGCAGTATGGGATGAGAAAAATGAACGAGTCTTTATTGCCAGAGATCGATTAGGTGTGAAGCCGCTATTTTATAAATATGATAGCGGACGATTATTATTTGGTTCAGAGTTAAAAGCGATACTGGCGCATCCAGATGTGAAGGCGGAAGTATCGTTGGAAGGTTTGTCAGAAATATTCGGCCTCGGACCATCTAGAACTCCTGGGCACGGTATATATGCTGGTATTCAAGAACTGCGCCCGGGTCATGCAATGACGTTCTCAAAAGACGGTTTATGTATATGGAGATATTGGAATGTGGAAAGTAAAAAACATGAAGATTCATTTGAAGAAACAGTAGAGAAAACTCGGTTTTTATTACAAGATGCGATTACGAGACAATTAGTTTCTGACGTACCACTATGCACTTTTTTATCAGGCGGTGTAGATTCAAGTGCTATAACAGCAATAGCTGCGAAAGAGTATGAAAAATCAGGAAAAGGGCAATTACACACGTATTCTGTTGACTATGAAGATAACGAAAAATATTTTAAAGCGAATGCGTTTCAGCCGAATTCAGATGCTCCATTTATTAATTTAATGACAGAGACATTTCAAACAATCCACCATCGCTGCGTCATTTCTAATGAACAACTAGCACAGTATTTAACAGAAGCAGTACTCGTTCGTGATTTGCCTGGTATGGCAGATATTGATTCGTCATTATTATGGTTTTGCCGTGAAATAAAACAAGATTTTGTCGTCGGATTATCTGGAGAATGTGCAGATGAAATATTCGGTGGTTATCCGTGGTTTTATAGAGAAGATGATTTACAATCAAGTGCATTTCCATGGATGCGATCTACAGAAGCACGTGAACAACTGCTAAAGAAAGAATGGAGAAATAAATTAAATTTACAACAATATGTGCAACAACGCTATGAAGAATCCATTCAAGAAGTGCCGATTTTAGAAGGGGAAAGTGCGCTAGAAGCGAAGAGGAGGCAGTTATTTTATTTAAACATGGTATGGTTTATGACAACATTATTAGACAGAAAAGACCGTATGAGTATGGGGGCAAGCTTAGAAGTACGCGTTCCATTTGCGGACCACCGACTTGTCGAATATGCGTGGAATATTCCTTGGGAAATGAAAATGTATAAAAACCGCGAAAAAGGTCTATTGCGTAAGGCGTTAGAAGGATTACTTCCAAATGATATATTGTATAGAAAGAAAAGTCCGTATCCGAAAACACATAATCCGCACTATACGAAAGCAGTCACAGTATGGCTCCAAGATTTATTAACGGATAAAGGCTCAATTTTGCATGAATTGTTCGATAAAGAGCAATTGAACGGGTTGATCCAATCAGGCGGAAGTGCATTTCAATCGCCTTGGTTCGGGCAATTAATGACGGGGCCGCAACTTTTAGCTCATTTAGCACAAATTCATGTGTGGTTTAAAGAGTATGGGGTAAATATTAAAGAATAG
- the katB gene encoding catalase KatB (Bacillus. Distinguish from KatB from KatA.): protein MNPNNRLTTNQGAPVGDNQNSRTAGRRGPVLLEDYHLVEKLAHFDRERIPERVVHARGAGAHGVFVTKNSMKQYTKAAFLQNEGTETPVFVRFSTVIHGQGSPETARDPRGFAVKFYTEEGNYDIVGNHLPVFFIRDAIKFPDMVHSLKPAPDTNVQTPDRYWDFMTLTPESTHMMTWVFSDYGTPANYREMEGFGVHSFKWINAEGKIVYIKYHWKPQQGVRNLSAKEVEQVQGKDFNHATRDLFDAIEKGNHPKWDLHVQVMQLDETDSLDFDPLDPTKVWPEDRFPLIEVGTMTLNRNPKNFFAEVEQVAFTPSATINGIEASEDKLLQGRLFSYPDTQRYRLGANYLQIPVNCPYAAVRNQQRDGAMQVNQNPSTVNYEPSRHTENPVEDPTYRDSTMKVEGYVSREKIDKPNDFKQAGERYRSFSKEEQDNLITNLTNDLRDVNERTKLLAICNFFRADHDYGMRLAGALNVDISQYVGNAPK from the coding sequence ATGAATCCAAATAATCGCTTAACAACAAACCAAGGTGCTCCAGTTGGAGATAACCAAAATTCGCGTACAGCTGGTCGCCGTGGACCGGTATTATTAGAAGACTATCATTTAGTAGAAAAACTTGCACACTTTGATCGTGAACGTATCCCAGAGCGTGTTGTGCATGCACGTGGTGCAGGTGCTCACGGTGTATTCGTAACGAAAAACAGCATGAAGCAATATACGAAAGCAGCGTTTTTACAAAATGAAGGAACTGAAACACCTGTATTCGTTCGTTTTTCAACGGTTATTCATGGTCAAGGTTCTCCGGAAACAGCTCGTGACCCGCGCGGGTTCGCTGTTAAATTTTATACAGAAGAAGGAAACTACGATATCGTAGGTAACCATTTACCTGTTTTCTTCATTCGTGATGCAATTAAATTCCCTGACATGGTGCATTCTTTAAAGCCAGCACCTGATACAAATGTTCAAACGCCAGATCGTTACTGGGATTTCATGACGTTAACTCCAGAATCTACACATATGATGACATGGGTATTTTCTGATTATGGTACACCGGCAAACTACCGTGAAATGGAAGGTTTCGGCGTACATTCATTTAAATGGATTAATGCAGAAGGTAAAATTGTTTACATTAAATACCACTGGAAACCACAGCAAGGTGTGCGTAACTTAAGTGCGAAAGAAGTAGAGCAAGTACAAGGTAAAGACTTCAATCATGCAACTCGTGACTTATTCGATGCAATCGAAAAAGGAAACCATCCGAAATGGGATTTACACGTACAAGTAATGCAACTAGATGAAACGGATTCTTTAGATTTCGATCCATTAGATCCGACGAAAGTATGGCCAGAAGATCGTTTCCCATTAATAGAAGTAGGGACAATGACGTTAAATCGCAACCCGAAAAACTTCTTTGCGGAAGTAGAGCAAGTGGCGTTTACTCCAAGTGCAACTATAAATGGTATTGAAGCATCTGAAGATAAATTATTACAAGGGCGCTTATTCTCTTACCCAGATACACAGCGTTACCGCCTTGGTGCTAACTACTTACAGATTCCTGTAAACTGCCCATACGCAGCTGTTCGTAACCAACAACGTGATGGTGCGATGCAAGTAAATCAAAACCCATCTACAGTAAACTATGAACCGAGCCGTCATACAGAAAATCCGGTTGAAGATCCAACTTACCGCGATTCAACTATGAAAGTAGAAGGTTATGTATCTCGTGAAAAAATCGACAAACCAAATGATTTCAAACAAGCAGGTGAGCGTTACCGTTCATTCTCTAAAGAAGAGCAAGACAACTTAATTACGAACTTAACAAATGACTTAAGAGATGTAAATGAACGCACAAAATTACTAGCTATTTGCAACTTCTTCCGTGCAGATCATGACTACGGAATGCGTTTAGCTGGGGCGTTAAATGTAGATATTTCGCAATATGTAGGGAATGCTCCGAAGTAA
- a CDS encoding YtxH domain-containing protein, with protein MFRFMKSPIGIAVGVAAVILASPKARKGLRKLAVKTVSAFLGAKEQIQSAGSEMEEALPKVKEAARKVAVKTVSPIIGAVEAVPNTISKFQEKWVSRVNAYHSEQNIDYENLPVTP; from the coding sequence ATGTTTCGATTTATGAAATCTCCAATCGGTATAGCGGTTGGGGTAGCGGCGGTTATATTGGCATCACCAAAAGCGAGAAAGGGATTGCGAAAGCTTGCAGTAAAAACAGTATCAGCCTTTCTTGGTGCGAAAGAACAAATTCAAAGTGCGGGTTCGGAAATGGAAGAGGCTTTGCCAAAAGTGAAAGAAGCGGCACGTAAAGTAGCAGTAAAAACAGTATCACCAATTATAGGAGCGGTCGAAGCTGTTCCAAATACAATTTCTAAATTCCAGGAAAAATGGGTTTCTCGTGTAAATGCGTATCATTCTGAGCAAAATATAGATTATGAAAATCTGCCTGTCACTCCTTAA
- a CDS encoding HAD-IC family P-type ATPase, translating into MQSKSLKTRFIRSLPGRIRIEIYKLKHNKNMANLILDRFSQAEGIYQVSPSISTGRALITYDINKTSLHNICKIIQLIEEQVTKRKKTSTNSSEEKEELIDYSSSVVSRNNDTVHSKKDEGVPLPLALSVVGLGAFGIKQLFMGRSALARSPGLFYVSGALSVVTGYPFLKRGFKKMVASKKVNSDLVLGVGTLALALARENIVVLAGLSLLNYLNWKRSQANINEENEAYKENLLSPEIKAYSEKQSKWGMIFGGATWAFTRNPLRGMAVLLAANPKPAVSSAEYAWRQGDLVARERGYVIPSGGSLSQLSRTKTIVLDDTSRIFQSSAEGMSCISQDENEGQVWCTAASLIEKSEHVWKEEVMQWAAQTGRTLRRAFEVQIENEGIKGEIQGITSFFGSKDFAERNGVDISAYELEVKRLEKEGFQVQFVAKNKKCLGLLVGAKVTIIPEFKEVVNGLHENKWSIGVLQNSLHVNRNILSHYGVDDSWKQGDAAKRVKLLRSSGEEVLFASDHNNDFPSIPFEEIKNIPQSTAYANRINKLVNEHFRAAKVWNVVGEMLAVWSIFTAPVIALFANALSLTFLSRARRMSEKIFSYGELSKMDSSQPKVISAKQDQIPWYTFNQEKVMNRLQVEKQYGLSDTQVNIRKEEYGMNQIEPKPSVPWIVSFMGQFKEFTSLILLGAAGLSVISGGWFDGVAMGTILVVNAIIGTLQERKAEKVVEALNQFRAPVCKVIREEAEIEISSSELVPGDIVCLEAGDRVPADLRVVNSWNLEINEAMLTGESLPVEKKADAMPEECSLAERNNMLFMGTSVTRGKAVAIVVETGMCTEMGYMISLMKGEETEPTPLQQKVTSISKTFIKGAFVAGGLVLMAGILRGLPITQMITTSVALTASAVPEGLPIMITIALSAGIFRMQKQNALVRKLSSLETLGRTTVICSDKTGTLTKNEMTVKVIATPNRLWSVTGDGYEPVGAIADVTSSKVAAAVDTDIEEVTYYETESMPLENPDLSRILQIGVLCNNSKLEQEDDLWIVKGDPTEGALLSLASKAGALHEDMASFERHHEEPFDSETKIMSVVCKESNAEELYKFSKGSVEAILTRCKWYQDNGQIYPLCDKQKEVILQQNEEFAKQALRVLGFAYSNGESDDLTFVGLVGMIDPPKPEVEESIREAIELGVKPVMITGDHPTTAISIAKQTGIWNREDRVLTGLEIDNMADEELKEVVKSTSVFARVTPAHKLRIVTAFQADGQIVAMTGDGVNDTPAIKKANIGIAMGQTGTEVTKEAADLILKKDHFGSIVEGVKEGRTIIGNIRKAVGCLLTGNLAEVLVTSAAVIAGMPIPLVPIQILLMNLITDALPAMILAVNPGNKTKQTKRQDIVDKDLYKKVVTRGVLLGIGSLAVFGISLAVGVPLPVAQTSAFAALVAGQLIQTFSWRQEGSEETMRDWSKDRFFIAALGTSWLVLLSAIYVPPLARIFHTVPLTLTQWIPVLLVAGTVSQISKPIINLVSYKNNNLVKPVVSESALLKTV; encoded by the coding sequence ATGCAAAGTAAATCATTAAAAACAAGATTTATACGATCGTTACCTGGAAGAATTCGAATTGAAATTTATAAGTTAAAACACAACAAGAACATGGCGAACTTGATATTAGACCGATTTAGTCAAGCAGAAGGTATTTATCAAGTAAGTCCCTCAATTTCTACAGGAAGAGCCCTTATTACTTACGATATCAACAAGACCTCTCTACATAACATTTGCAAAATAATTCAACTTATAGAAGAACAAGTGACCAAGCGAAAGAAAACTAGTACAAATAGCAGTGAAGAAAAGGAGGAATTAATAGATTATTCATCTAGTGTAGTTTCTCGTAATAATGACACTGTTCATAGCAAAAAGGATGAAGGTGTGCCGTTACCGTTAGCGCTTTCGGTTGTTGGGTTAGGTGCTTTCGGCATAAAACAATTATTTATGGGTAGATCTGCCTTAGCTAGAAGTCCTGGCCTTTTTTATGTATCTGGAGCTTTATCTGTTGTGACGGGTTATCCGTTCCTGAAGCGAGGATTCAAAAAAATGGTTGCTAGCAAAAAGGTGAATTCTGATCTTGTGCTTGGTGTAGGAACACTTGCACTTGCGCTCGCACGGGAGAATATTGTCGTGCTTGCCGGTCTTAGTCTATTAAACTACTTAAACTGGAAGCGTAGTCAAGCAAACATAAACGAAGAAAATGAAGCGTATAAAGAAAATCTCCTTTCTCCAGAGATTAAAGCGTATAGTGAAAAACAATCAAAATGGGGAATGATTTTTGGGGGAGCAACTTGGGCTTTCACTAGAAATCCTTTACGCGGAATGGCAGTTTTATTAGCGGCTAATCCGAAACCAGCTGTCTCGTCGGCAGAATATGCGTGGCGACAAGGTGACCTCGTTGCAAGAGAAAGAGGATATGTCATTCCAAGTGGTGGGTCGTTATCACAATTGTCTCGAACAAAAACGATAGTATTGGATGATACATCTCGTATATTCCAGTCCTCAGCAGAGGGGATGAGTTGTATTTCACAAGATGAAAATGAAGGGCAAGTTTGGTGCACAGCCGCTTCTCTTATTGAGAAAAGTGAGCATGTATGGAAAGAAGAAGTCATGCAATGGGCGGCGCAAACTGGAAGAACGTTAAGAAGAGCGTTTGAAGTTCAAATAGAGAATGAAGGGATAAAAGGTGAAATCCAAGGGATAACTTCCTTTTTCGGAAGTAAAGATTTTGCCGAGCGAAATGGTGTAGATATAAGTGCGTATGAGCTGGAAGTGAAGAGACTTGAAAAAGAAGGTTTTCAAGTGCAGTTCGTCGCTAAAAATAAAAAATGCCTCGGTCTATTAGTTGGAGCGAAGGTTACTATTATTCCTGAATTCAAAGAAGTAGTGAATGGATTACATGAAAATAAGTGGAGTATAGGCGTTTTGCAAAATAGTTTACATGTAAATCGTAACATTCTTTCTCATTATGGCGTGGATGATAGCTGGAAGCAGGGGGATGCTGCCAAACGGGTGAAATTGCTTCGCTCAAGTGGAGAAGAGGTATTATTTGCATCGGATCATAATAATGATTTTCCATCTATACCGTTTGAAGAAATAAAAAATATCCCACAATCTACAGCGTATGCAAACCGAATCAATAAGTTGGTGAATGAGCATTTCCGCGCAGCGAAAGTGTGGAATGTGGTGGGAGAGATGTTAGCAGTTTGGTCTATATTCACAGCACCTGTAATCGCCTTATTTGCAAATGCTTTATCGTTAACGTTCTTATCTAGGGCGAGAAGAATGAGTGAGAAGATATTTTCCTATGGAGAATTGTCGAAAATGGATTCTTCTCAGCCAAAAGTGATTTCTGCTAAACAAGATCAAATTCCGTGGTATACATTTAATCAAGAAAAAGTGATGAATAGATTACAAGTTGAGAAGCAATATGGATTAAGTGATACACAAGTAAATATACGAAAAGAAGAATACGGAATGAACCAAATTGAACCGAAACCGTCAGTTCCTTGGATTGTATCGTTTATGGGTCAATTTAAAGAATTTACATCGCTTATTTTACTCGGAGCAGCCGGATTATCTGTTATATCTGGTGGTTGGTTTGATGGAGTAGCGATGGGGACAATTCTCGTTGTAAATGCAATAATTGGGACGCTTCAAGAGCGGAAGGCGGAAAAGGTAGTTGAGGCTTTAAATCAATTCCGAGCTCCTGTTTGTAAAGTAATACGAGAAGAAGCAGAAATAGAAATATCAAGTAGCGAACTCGTTCCAGGAGATATTGTCTGCCTGGAAGCGGGAGACCGTGTACCTGCTGATCTTCGCGTTGTTAACTCTTGGAACTTAGAAATTAATGAAGCGATGTTAACGGGAGAGTCACTTCCAGTTGAAAAGAAAGCGGACGCTATGCCAGAAGAATGCTCGTTAGCAGAACGAAATAATATGCTCTTTATGGGGACGTCTGTAACACGTGGTAAAGCGGTAGCAATTGTAGTAGAAACAGGTATGTGTACAGAGATGGGCTATATGATTTCCTTAATGAAAGGGGAGGAAACAGAGCCTACGCCATTGCAGCAAAAGGTGACATCTATTAGTAAAACATTTATTAAAGGAGCATTTGTAGCTGGTGGTCTTGTACTTATGGCGGGGATACTAAGGGGACTGCCAATTACGCAAATGATCACGACGTCGGTTGCTCTTACTGCCTCTGCTGTTCCAGAAGGGTTGCCAATTATGATCACAATTGCTTTAAGTGCGGGTATATTCCGTATGCAAAAGCAAAATGCACTCGTTCGGAAGCTTTCGAGTTTAGAAACGCTCGGTAGAACGACGGTAATTTGTTCTGATAAAACGGGAACTCTTACGAAAAATGAAATGACGGTTAAAGTAATTGCTACGCCGAATCGTTTATGGAGTGTAACGGGTGATGGATATGAACCAGTAGGGGCGATTGCTGATGTAACTTCATCTAAAGTTGCTGCTGCTGTAGATACGGATATAGAAGAGGTTACTTATTATGAAACGGAAAGTATGCCACTAGAAAATCCGGATTTATCTCGTATTCTTCAAATTGGTGTCCTTTGTAACAATAGTAAATTAGAGCAGGAAGATGACCTATGGATTGTGAAAGGTGATCCGACTGAGGGAGCTTTATTAAGTTTGGCTTCTAAAGCGGGTGCATTACATGAAGATATGGCGTCATTTGAACGTCATCATGAAGAACCCTTTGATTCAGAGACGAAAATTATGAGTGTTGTTTGTAAAGAGAGTAATGCTGAAGAGTTATATAAGTTCTCGAAAGGTTCTGTAGAGGCAATTCTTACTCGTTGTAAATGGTATCAAGATAACGGTCAAATATATCCGTTATGTGATAAGCAAAAAGAAGTTATTTTACAACAAAATGAAGAGTTTGCAAAACAGGCATTAAGAGTATTAGGTTTCGCATACAGCAATGGCGAAAGTGATGATCTTACTTTTGTTGGATTAGTCGGTATGATTGATCCGCCAAAACCTGAAGTGGAAGAGAGTATTCGTGAAGCGATTGAGTTAGGTGTGAAGCCAGTAATGATTACGGGAGATCATCCGACTACTGCGATTTCGATTGCGAAACAAACTGGAATTTGGAACCGTGAAGATCGTGTTTTAACGGGATTAGAAATTGATAACATGGCAGATGAGGAATTAAAAGAAGTTGTAAAAAGTACATCTGTTTTTGCGCGTGTGACCCCGGCTCACAAATTACGAATTGTAACTGCATTCCAAGCTGATGGTCAAATCGTCGCGATGACTGGAGATGGTGTAAATGATACACCGGCTATAAAAAAGGCGAATATCGGTATTGCGATGGGGCAAACCGGAACAGAAGTTACGAAAGAAGCAGCTGATTTGATTTTGAAGAAGGATCATTTCGGTTCAATTGTTGAAGGGGTCAAAGAAGGTAGAACGATCATCGGAAATATTCGTAAAGCAGTTGGTTGTTTATTAACGGGGAATTTAGCGGAAGTGTTAGTGACTAGTGCTGCTGTTATTGCAGGAATGCCGATTCCATTAGTGCCAATTCAAATTTTATTAATGAATCTTATTACCGATGCTTTACCAGCGATGATTTTAGCTGTAAACCCTGGAAACAAAACGAAGCAAACGAAACGCCAAGATATTGTTGATAAAGATTTGTACAAAAAAGTTGTGACAAGAGGAGTATTGCTTGGGATAGGCTCGCTCGCTGTATTTGGTATTAGTTTAGCAGTTGGAGTGCCACTTCCAGTAGCGCAAACATCAGCATTTGCGGCTTTAGTTGCCGGACAGCTCATCCAAACTTTCTCCTGGAGACAAGAGGGATCGGAAGAAACGATGCGTGATTGGTCAAAAGACCGTTTCTTTATTGCAGCGTTAGGAACATCTTGGCTCGTATTGTTATCAGCTATATATGTACCGCCGTTAGCTCGTATATTCCATACCGTTCCGTTAACACTGACGCAATGGATACCTGTTCTTCTCGTAGCGGGTACAGTATCTCAAATCTCGAAACCTATTATTAATTTAGTTTCATATAAGAATAATAATCTAGTAAAACCGGTAGTTTCTGAATCTGCATTATTAAAAACAGTGTAA
- the ytaF gene encoding sporulation membrane protein YtaF, translating to MPCYVCHVSFRNVQQYEGVNEMAAWMMVLALTFSSSIDNLGVGISYGIRNIKISHLSNFIISVICFLFSVVGIYFGLWLSKILPGIMPVVIGSFLLVIIGLRIILLAMPRKVSVQETEGEAADTEINGLTKNIGKSGEIGFTESIFLGIGLSANALTNGLGAGLFGLNPIAICIAAAVGSFITVWGGVALGRKIAHVRIGKFTLGQFGTLISGTLLLVIAFAAFFD from the coding sequence ATTCCATGCTATGTATGTCACGTTAGTTTCCGGAACGTTCAACAATACGAAGGGGTGAACGAAATGGCAGCATGGATGATGGTATTAGCACTAACATTTTCATCAAGTATTGACAACTTAGGGGTAGGGATTTCTTACGGCATTCGAAATATAAAAATTAGTCATCTATCAAATTTTATTATTTCGGTAATTTGCTTTTTATTTAGTGTAGTAGGAATATATTTTGGCTTATGGCTGTCAAAAATTTTACCTGGGATTATGCCAGTTGTAATCGGTTCGTTCTTATTAGTTATAATCGGCCTCCGAATCATTTTACTAGCAATGCCTCGGAAGGTTTCGGTGCAAGAGACTGAAGGCGAAGCGGCGGACACAGAAATAAATGGCTTGACGAAAAATATCGGTAAATCTGGGGAAATCGGTTTTACAGAATCTATTTTTCTTGGAATTGGTTTGTCTGCTAATGCGCTCACAAATGGATTAGGAGCGGGTTTATTCGGTTTGAATCCAATTGCTATTTGTATTGCAGCTGCAGTGGGTAGTTTTATTACAGTATGGGGCGGAGTTGCATTAGGTAGAAAGATAGCTCACGTTCGCATCGGTAAATTCACTTTAGGTCAGTTTGGTACATTGATTAGTGGAACATTATTATTAGTTATTGCGTTTGCTGCATTTTTTGATTAA
- a CDS encoding DUF1232 domain-containing protein: MSQDNEKSNLGLLLKKLLKEKSLSMRKLSSLTEIDTATISMIVNGKRKANPKHLQKFADCLGIPIADLFVAAGYSIETKQEEQSDIHVSINNIEHLLESSQLYDQKFSIANVEQQLANYEQYSQTEEGKETIEKGFLEKIQKVSSIGPFINDLKELYERFMKKKGTTAELALMGSALIYFILSVDVIPDYIFPIGYLDDAVAVQLVLNALMKR, encoded by the coding sequence ATGTCTCAAGATAATGAAAAAAGTAATCTTGGATTGTTGTTGAAAAAGTTACTTAAGGAAAAGTCTTTATCGATGCGAAAACTTAGTTCGCTTACTGAAATTGATACTGCTACCATTTCAATGATTGTAAATGGTAAGCGAAAAGCAAATCCGAAGCATTTGCAAAAGTTTGCAGATTGCCTTGGTATTCCAATTGCTGATCTATTTGTGGCGGCAGGATATTCTATTGAAACAAAACAGGAAGAACAATCTGATATTCATGTATCTATTAATAACATTGAACATTTACTTGAATCTTCACAGTTATACGATCAAAAGTTTAGTATAGCGAATGTAGAGCAACAATTGGCTAATTACGAACAATATTCACAAACAGAAGAAGGAAAAGAAACGATTGAAAAGGGGTTTCTTGAAAAGATTCAAAAGGTAAGCAGTATTGGCCCGTTTATTAATGATTTAAAAGAACTGTATGAGAGATTTATGAAGAAGAAGGGAACGACTGCAGAACTTGCTTTAATGGGAAGTGCGCTCATTTACTTTATATTATCGGTCGATGTAATTCCGGATTATATATTTCCAATCGGTTATTTAGATGATGCGGTTGCGGTACAACTCGTTTTAAATGCACTAATGAAAAGGTAA